In Deltaproteobacteria bacterium, a genomic segment contains:
- a CDS encoding extracellular solute-binding protein has product MNSKVLILVMVGLVLVFVSAAHAADAPRWKGEWQKTIEEARKEGQVSLYGGQEITHPDIIAAFNREFPFIKITSASGRAADMMTRIVAERRADKYLADLTASGPNGPRMLYLNKILDPIASTFILPEVTDTSKWYGGKHWYADPENKYIFMFEGTIVTTGLSYNTKLMNPDEIKSYWDLLQPKWKGKLLGQDPRGAALLTPVLILYHRPGLGTDFVRRLYTETDITLFRDRRQGTNWLATGKFPLCHLCREIDKAAKQGLPVEDIPPEKLKEGGTIGGGGSSVLALINRAPHPNAAKLFINWYLSREGQSVWQKVMNVKEVEASDSMRIDISKDDVLTDGKRAAGREYQVIGFLDPEPVQKLLQEILK; this is encoded by the coding sequence ATGAATAGCAAAGTCCTTATCCTTGTGATGGTCGGCCTTGTTTTGGTGTTTGTGTCTGCTGCGCATGCGGCAGACGCGCCGCGGTGGAAAGGAGAATGGCAAAAGACCATCGAAGAGGCGAGGAAAGAAGGGCAGGTTTCGCTCTACGGCGGGCAGGAGATTACCCATCCGGATATTATCGCGGCGTTCAACAGAGAGTTTCCATTCATCAAAATCACTTCCGCGAGTGGACGCGCCGCCGACATGATGACCCGGATCGTCGCGGAGCGGCGGGCGGATAAGTATCTCGCTGACTTGACGGCCAGCGGGCCCAACGGGCCGCGCATGCTCTATCTCAACAAGATTCTCGATCCCATCGCGTCGACATTTATACTTCCCGAAGTCACGGATACGTCGAAGTGGTACGGCGGCAAACATTGGTACGCCGATCCGGAGAACAAATATATTTTCATGTTCGAAGGCACCATCGTGACCACCGGGCTGTCCTACAACACCAAGCTGATGAATCCGGACGAGATCAAGTCGTACTGGGATTTATTGCAGCCGAAATGGAAGGGAAAACTGCTCGGCCAAGACCCGCGCGGCGCGGCATTGTTGACGCCGGTGTTGATTCTTTATCATCGTCCGGGACTCGGCACCGATTTCGTGCGGCGGCTTTATACGGAAACCGACATCACGCTATTCCGAGACCGCCGACAGGGGACCAATTGGCTCGCGACCGGAAAGTTTCCGCTGTGTCATTTGTGCCGGGAGATCGACAAAGCCGCGAAGCAAGGGCTGCCGGTCGAAGACATTCCTCCGGAGAAATTGAAAGAAGGCGGAACCATCGGTGGCGGCGGCAGCAGTGTCTTGGCGCTGATCAACCGCGCGCCGCATCCGAATGCTGCCAAGCTGTTCATCAACTGGTATCTGTCGCGCGAAGGCCAGAGCGTTTGGCAGAAAGTGATGAACGTGAAGGAAGTGGAAGCGTCGGATTCGATGCGCATCGATATTTCGAAAGACGATGTCTTGACGGATGGGAAACGCGCCGCAGGGCGGGAGTATCAGGTGATTGGATTTCTCGATCCGGAACCGGTGCA
- a CDS encoding nucleotidyltransferase domain-containing protein, which yields MVREALGSQTDVARPLEIAREVARLARSLFGESTEVIWFGSWPRRKALAHSDIDLAISIGTPIAPERMALLHDAVDDIATLYQIDLVDLSSAGAGLREEVLKYGERL from the coding sequence ATGGTGCGCGAAGCTCTTGGTAGCCAAACCGACGTTGCTCGTCCGCTTGAAATCGCGCGCGAGGTCGCGAGACTTGCGAGATCGCTTTTCGGCGAGAGCACGGAGGTGATCTGGTTTGGCTCTTGGCCCCGGCGCAAAGCGTTGGCTCACTCGGACATCGATCTGGCGATCTCGATCGGAACTCCTATTGCACCAGAGCGTATGGCTCTGTTGCACGATGCCGTGGATGATATCGCGACGCTTTACCAGATCGACCTTGTGGATCTTAGCTCGGCCGGTGCCGGCTTGCGTGAGGAAGTTCTTAAATACGGAGAACGTCTGTGA
- a CDS encoding ABC transporter substrate-binding protein, which translates to MKKKTVISLLSIIILASVHLADAQQRGKIPRLGILEPGSTSSVCTAGFRQGLRELDYVDGRNILIESRYGEAKPERLREVAAQLVRSAPDVIWTHSPPAVLTAKQATATIPIVVGVSIDLVEQGIVFSLAHPGGNITGMELRDTEIIEKRLEILKEALPKASRVAVLVNSNDPGHAIIPKNIEPEARALKVRLQRVEASAPDAFAKAFVAMVQGRTDALLIPEGSMFSQNRQRLLELAISKRLPTAAGGSHFADAGSLLSYGANVGDLCRRSATVVDKILKGRKPTELPVERAQKFEFVVNLKTAKQIGVTVPPNVLVRADRVIR; encoded by the coding sequence ATGAAAAAAAAGACCGTCATTTCTCTACTATCGATCATAATTCTGGCTTCCGTCCATCTCGCCGACGCGCAGCAGCGGGGAAAGATCCCCAGACTCGGGATTCTTGAGCCGGGTTCTACTTCGAGCGTCTGCACCGCTGGGTTCCGACAAGGGTTGCGGGAATTGGACTATGTGGATGGGCGGAACATCCTCATCGAATCTCGCTACGGCGAGGCGAAGCCCGAGCGGCTCCGTGAGGTCGCTGCCCAGCTAGTCCGAAGCGCGCCCGATGTCATTTGGACGCACTCGCCTCCGGCCGTCCTTACGGCTAAACAGGCGACCGCGACGATTCCCATCGTCGTCGGAGTCTCCATCGATCTAGTTGAACAGGGGATCGTGTTCAGCTTGGCGCATCCTGGCGGTAATATCACAGGGATGGAGTTGCGCGACACCGAGATCATCGAAAAACGGCTAGAGATTCTAAAGGAAGCGCTACCCAAGGCTTCCCGTGTGGCGGTTCTAGTTAACTCCAACGATCCTGGCCACGCCATTATCCCCAAAAATATCGAACCGGAAGCTCGCGCATTGAAGGTGCGGCTTCAGCGCGTGGAGGCGAGCGCTCCCGACGCCTTCGCCAAGGCTTTCGTTGCCATGGTCCAAGGCCGCACCGACGCGCTTTTGATCCCGGAAGGTTCCATGTTTTCCCAAAACCGACAGCGCCTCCTTGAGCTGGCAATAAGCAAGCGCCTGCCGACCGCGGCGGGTGGATCGCATTTTGCCGACGCCGGAAGCTTGCTGTCTTACGGCGCCAACGTGGGCGATCTGTGCCGGCGCTCCGCGACCGTCGTCGACAAGATCCTGAAAGGCAGAAAGCCGACTGAACTACCGGTGGAACGGGCTCAGAAGTTCGAGTTTGTCGTCAATTTGAAAACGGCGAAGCAGATCGGCGTGACGGTTCCGCCGAATGTGTTGGTGCGGGCGGACAGAGTCATTCGATAG
- a CDS encoding extracellular solute-binding protein, whose translation MKFVKQMFFAVAIYFSFAMAAALAAQSDAWKADWEKTVEAAKKEGQLSIYGSPDFKPLYGEFHKKYPEIKITGVFSRGADVAKRLMSERRADKFLADLYLNGLTTGYNVFYKAKALDPIPAVLVLPEVTDLSKWWQKKHHYVDPENKYLLNLNGGTRIVVAYNTKLVSAKEVKSYWDLLNPKWKGKIVAYDPTLGGSGDAMRFFYYSKSLGPEFIRRILTETDIVISTDTRQMGDWLAGGKFAISIFAPVGRMDIDVMQTQGLPVNWFDPDHLKEGAYITAGSGGAALINKAPHPNAAKLGLNWLLSREGQIAYQRIFTTGEEGPDSLRVDIPKDKVPRGNRRPEGTDENRYPFVDRAEWMDQAPITKFVKEVLEQRRK comes from the coding sequence ATGAAATTCGTCAAACAAATGTTTTTCGCTGTCGCCATCTACTTTTCTTTCGCCATGGCTGCGGCGCTTGCCGCGCAGAGCGACGCTTGGAAAGCTGACTGGGAGAAGACTGTGGAGGCGGCGAAGAAGGAAGGGCAGTTGTCGATTTACGGTAGTCCGGACTTTAAACCGCTTTACGGGGAGTTTCACAAAAAATATCCCGAGATAAAAATTACCGGTGTGTTTAGCCGTGGCGCGGATGTAGCGAAACGGTTGATGTCGGAACGGCGCGCGGACAAGTTTCTTGCCGATCTTTACTTGAATGGTCTCACGACCGGCTACAATGTTTTTTACAAAGCCAAGGCGCTCGATCCGATCCCGGCGGTGCTGGTGCTGCCGGAGGTGACCGATCTGTCGAAATGGTGGCAAAAGAAACATCACTACGTCGATCCGGAGAATAAATATCTGCTCAACTTGAACGGCGGCACGCGCATCGTCGTGGCCTACAACACCAAGCTGGTCAGTGCCAAAGAAGTGAAGTCGTACTGGGATCTGCTCAATCCAAAATGGAAAGGCAAGATCGTCGCCTACGATCCGACCCTGGGCGGCAGCGGCGATGCCATGCGGTTTTTTTACTACAGCAAAAGCCTCGGCCCGGAATTTATCCGGCGCATTTTGACTGAAACCGATATCGTCATCAGCACCGACACGCGCCAGATGGGCGACTGGCTGGCCGGCGGCAAGTTCGCGATCTCGATTTTCGCGCCGGTGGGACGGATGGATATCGACGTCATGCAGACCCAAGGATTGCCGGTCAATTGGTTCGATCCCGATCATTTGAAAGAAGGCGCGTACATCACGGCGGGATCGGGCGGCGCGGCGCTGATCAACAAAGCACCGCATCCCAACGCGGCGAAGCTCGGGCTCAACTGGCTGCTCTCGCGCGAAGGACAGATCGCCTATCAACGAATTTTCACGACGGGGGAAGAAGGGCCGGACTCGTTGCGCGTCGATATTCCCAAAGACAAAGTGCCGCGCGGCAACCGCCGGCCCGAAGGCACCGATGAGAACCGCTATCCCTTCGTCGATCGCGCCGAATGGATGGACCAGGCACCGATCACCAAGTTCGTCAAAGAAGTGTTGGAGCAGAGAAGGAAATAA
- a CDS encoding extracellular solute-binding protein: MNSRRREFSWLVIVFVTMIGQAKTFAAAAESWNVEWEKTLAAAKKEGEISFYGSQGYEKIFEIFQKRYPEIKVTSNTIRQGSEHGQAVMLERRAGKYIVDLFINGVVTPIQIFLKANILEPIRPQLILPEVVDESKWWSGKHHYADPEAKYIFVFQGNVHGGENAYNTKLVNPKEFKSYWDFLDLKWKGKIVVYDVNRVSTVAHSLRFLFNHPDLGAEFVRRFFSEMDLTYSRDARQMNDWLGAGKFPLSFFVTDIEDAAKQGLPVKVFDPGQFKEGAFVGPSQGGITLFKNAPHPNATKVAINWLLSREGQDTYQKVYAELHDVRQSMREDISMDVIPPTQRRYKGVKYIYAGRPEWLDMGAVTKVIKDAQAASKK; the protein is encoded by the coding sequence ATGAATAGCAGACGGCGTGAGTTTTCGTGGCTCGTGATCGTGTTCGTGACGATGATCGGTCAGGCGAAAACTTTTGCGGCAGCGGCAGAGTCTTGGAACGTTGAATGGGAGAAGACCCTGGCGGCGGCGAAGAAGGAAGGGGAGATTTCTTTTTACGGCAGTCAGGGCTACGAGAAAATCTTCGAAATTTTTCAAAAGCGCTATCCGGAGATTAAAGTTACCTCAAATACGATTCGCCAGGGCAGCGAGCATGGCCAGGCGGTGATGTTGGAGCGGCGCGCCGGCAAGTATATCGTCGATCTGTTCATCAACGGCGTGGTGACGCCGATTCAAATATTTCTCAAAGCCAATATTCTCGAACCGATCCGGCCGCAGCTGATTTTGCCGGAAGTGGTCGATGAGTCGAAATGGTGGAGCGGCAAGCATCATTACGCCGATCCGGAAGCGAAATATATTTTTGTCTTTCAGGGTAACGTGCACGGTGGCGAGAACGCCTACAATACCAAGTTAGTCAATCCCAAAGAGTTCAAGTCCTACTGGGATTTTCTCGACCTGAAGTGGAAAGGCAAGATCGTCGTCTACGATGTCAACCGGGTCAGCACCGTGGCGCACTCGCTGCGCTTCTTGTTCAATCATCCCGATCTCGGCGCCGAGTTTGTGCGGCGGTTTTTCAGCGAGATGGATTTGACCTACTCGCGCGATGCGCGGCAGATGAACGACTGGCTCGGCGCCGGTAAATTCCCGTTATCCTTCTTCGTCACCGACATCGAAGATGCGGCCAAGCAAGGATTGCCGGTGAAAGTTTTCGATCCCGGCCAGTTCAAAGAAGGCGCCTTTGTCGGCCCGTCCCAGGGCGGGATCACGTTATTCAAAAATGCGCCCCATCCCAACGCGACCAAAGTCGCGATCAACTGGCTCCTTTCGCGCGAAGGCCAGGACACCTATCAGAAAGTTTATGCCGAGCTGCACGACGTGCGCCAGTCGATGCGCGAAGATATTTCCATGGACGTGATTCCGCCGACTCAGCGGCGCTACAAAGGCGTGAAATATATTTACGCCGGCCGGCCGGAGTGGCTGGATATGGGCGCGGTGACCAAAGTGATTAAAGACGCGCAGGCGGCTTCGAAAAAATAA